The following coding sequences lie in one Polynucleobacter necessarius genomic window:
- the hisS gene encoding histidine--tRNA ligase encodes MTDQSKEPKAPVAQSKVQKINGVRGMNDLLPVDAAQWAHIEHVLRDLTRAYGYEFLRTPIVEATAVFQRGIGEVTDIVEKEMYSFEDRLNGEQLTLRPEGTAALVRSVIENNLLYEGPKRLWYTGPMFRHERPQRGRYRQFHQFGIEALGFAGPDIDAEIILMGQRLWDELGLKGVRLEINSLGQAPERAQHRAALVTYFEQHQDQLDEDSKRGLMSNPLRILDSKNPEMQALIEGAPKLLDFLDEESLQHFNALQDILKVNNIPCKINPRLVRGLDYYNLTVFEWVTEELGAQGTIAGGGRYDPLIERMGGRAAPACGWAMGMERVLELMKVSGSLPEAQSLCDIFVLHQGGETLTTAMIIAERLRSAGIDTILFCPPDGQSASFKSQMKKADASGAAFAVIIGPDELAKNEAQLKDLRGTGEQKAVPLDGVLEAAIDALVGASE; translated from the coding sequence ATGACTGATCAAAGCAAAGAGCCCAAAGCACCAGTGGCGCAATCCAAAGTGCAGAAAATCAATGGCGTGCGCGGCATGAATGATTTGCTGCCAGTGGATGCTGCGCAGTGGGCCCATATTGAGCATGTCTTGCGCGACCTCACGCGTGCTTATGGATATGAGTTTTTGAGAACGCCGATTGTTGAGGCCACTGCAGTATTTCAGCGCGGTATCGGGGAAGTGACTGACATCGTTGAAAAAGAGATGTATTCCTTTGAGGATCGCTTAAACGGTGAACAACTCACCTTACGCCCTGAGGGCACTGCAGCATTGGTGCGTTCTGTTATTGAAAATAATTTACTGTACGAAGGACCTAAGCGTCTTTGGTATACCGGACCGATGTTTCGTCATGAGCGCCCACAACGCGGTCGGTATCGTCAATTTCACCAGTTTGGTATCGAGGCACTCGGTTTTGCTGGCCCTGATATCGATGCAGAAATTATTCTCATGGGCCAACGCTTATGGGATGAGCTCGGTTTAAAGGGTGTGCGTTTAGAGATTAATTCTTTGGGTCAAGCCCCAGAGCGCGCTCAGCATCGTGCTGCTCTCGTAACTTATTTTGAACAACATCAAGACCAATTAGATGAAGATTCAAAACGTGGCTTGATGAGCAATCCTTTGCGTATCTTGGATTCAAAAAATCCTGAGATGCAAGCATTGATTGAAGGTGCGCCAAAGTTATTAGATTTTTTGGACGAGGAGTCACTCCAGCATTTCAATGCCTTACAAGATATTCTCAAAGTCAATAACATTCCCTGCAAAATTAATCCTCGTTTAGTGCGCGGCCTGGACTATTACAACCTCACAGTATTTGAGTGGGTGACAGAGGAGTTGGGTGCTCAAGGAACGATTGCTGGTGGTGGTCGTTATGACCCTTTAATTGAGCGTATGGGTGGTAGAGCTGCTCCAGCGTGTGGTTGGGCAATGGGAATGGAACGTGTTCTCGAGTTGATGAAAGTGTCTGGATCCCTTCCAGAGGCTCAATCACTCTGCGATATATTTGTTTTACATCAGGGTGGTGAGACTTTGACAACGGCAATGATTATTGCCGAGCGCTTACGCAGTGCCGGTATTGATACCATCCTTTTCTGCCCTCCAGATGGTCAATCTGCAAGCTTTAAATCCCAAATGAAGAAGGCAGATGCTAGTGGGGCAGCCTTTGCGGTCATTATTGGACCGGATGAATTGGCTAAGAATGAGGCGCAACTCAAGGATTTGCGTGGCACAGGCGAGCAGAAGGCTGTTCCCTTAGATGGTGTCCTAGAAGCTGCAATTGACGCCTTAGTAGGCGCCTCCGAATAG